From the genome of Geobacter sp. SVR, one region includes:
- a CDS encoding ABC transporter substrate-binding protein produces MKRLSALLVSLMLLAGTAMAADLPKLKVGYVPEPAHGLYFVAKEKGYFKEEGVDVELFQFGSAAEGMAALKAEKLDVGTFGTTAPLLFISKGSDFTFFGGMMIGGQAIVARPERLAELSGNDLKIFKGKKIGLVKLSTGDVVFKGALKKAGIDYKKDVTFVEFGSAAAVAEAVKKGAVDAGLLWPPHFSLAEKNSGLKVAHYIEEFYPKYTCCRIVAPTKSLNENKDVHRRFLAALIRAYKFYKTNPEETVQIYTKSLKIDEEIVRNETYVNKVAESNPDPLRKGILDFWQHIRDAGYIPQDYAIDKHINTDIYKQALDSVVKRYPKEKVYQEMLTFYKKNN; encoded by the coding sequence ATGAAACGATTGTCCGCACTGCTTGTCTCACTGATGCTTCTGGCTGGCACAGCCATGGCCGCAGATCTGCCCAAACTCAAGGTCGGCTATGTGCCGGAACCGGCTCACGGGCTGTATTTCGTAGCCAAGGAAAAGGGGTATTTCAAGGAAGAAGGGGTTGATGTTGAACTGTTCCAGTTCGGGAGCGCCGCCGAGGGAATGGCCGCTCTCAAGGCCGAGAAACTGGATGTAGGCACCTTCGGCACCACGGCTCCGCTCCTGTTCATCAGCAAGGGAAGCGACTTCACCTTCTTCGGCGGCATGATGATCGGCGGCCAGGCCATCGTGGCCCGTCCGGAGCGCCTGGCCGAGCTGTCCGGCAATGATCTCAAGATCTTCAAGGGCAAAAAGATCGGCCTGGTCAAGCTTTCCACCGGCGATGTGGTCTTCAAGGGAGCCCTGAAGAAAGCCGGCATCGACTACAAGAAGGATGTGACCTTCGTGGAGTTCGGCTCGGCCGCGGCCGTGGCGGAGGCGGTCAAGAAGGGGGCCGTGGATGCGGGGCTCCTGTGGCCGCCCCATTTTTCCCTGGCCGAGAAGAACAGCGGCCTCAAGGTTGCCCATTATATCGAGGAATTCTATCCCAAGTACACCTGCTGCCGCATCGTGGCCCCGACCAAGAGCCTGAACGAAAACAAGGATGTCCATCGCCGTTTCCTGGCGGCGCTGATCCGGGCCTACAAGTTCTACAAGACCAATCCGGAGGAAACGGTCCAGATTTACACCAAGTCGCTGAAGATCGACGAAGAGATCGTGCGTAACGAGACCTACGTCAACAAGGTGGCCGAATCCAACCCCGATCCGTTGCGCAAGGGGATCCTGGATTTCTGGCAGCACATTCGGGACGCCGGTTATATCCCCCAGGATTACGCGATTGACAAGCATATCAACACCGACATCTACAAGCAGGCCCTGGATTCCGTCGTCAAGCGATATCCCAAGGAGAAGGTTTATCAGGAGATGCTCACCTTCTACAAAAAGAACAACTAA
- a CDS encoding nitrogenase component 1, with protein MSHIDLKTPPKREDRLKACIAHGGSICELAGRSGKKSCLQNDGERSFTQGSICLLLPALAMLNSLPDNVVLLHSAVGCGSCSHSQNANVRFGSTVRQGKATDARWLSTAMNETDVITGGEEKLEQAIIEADQRYKPYSITVVSGCVPGIIGDDIDGVIQRLQPEVNARLLPVHCEGFKTKIWATAYDAVYHGIGRTLLRPGEQEAGDNGLAPFKGLERLPRTVNLMNVSSMGRVDELELERLLKELGLDVNVFPVFSHPESMVKATQAALSISTCPTHDDYFLSYLEERFGVPALIQHMPIGIENTGLWLRDVAARFGFETAADGIIAREERELRDALREFRPLFEGKTVFISAGEFRALATARLLEELGFRVVGIRSFHHDEFADVEYRKLAQSTEEDYVVDIANVQPFEEANLLRRLKPDLFLGHANGNGTAAKLGIPTHVIYNTGLAYIGYKGVYELARRLYRQLKNPIYNRNLAENVRLPYRSEWYGANPFAYIASGGTEA; from the coding sequence ATGAGTCACATCGATCTGAAGACACCCCCCAAGCGCGAGGACCGGCTCAAGGCCTGCATCGCCCACGGCGGAAGCATCTGCGAGCTGGCTGGCAGGAGCGGCAAGAAATCGTGCCTGCAGAACGACGGCGAGCGCAGCTTTACCCAGGGTTCGATCTGTCTGCTCCTGCCGGCTTTGGCCATGCTCAACTCCCTGCCGGATAACGTGGTGCTGCTGCACAGCGCCGTCGGCTGCGGGAGCTGCAGCCACTCACAGAATGCCAATGTACGTTTCGGCAGCACCGTTCGGCAGGGTAAGGCCACCGATGCCCGCTGGCTGAGCACCGCCATGAACGAGACCGATGTCATTACCGGGGGTGAGGAAAAGCTGGAGCAGGCCATCATCGAAGCGGATCAGCGCTACAAGCCCTATTCGATCACCGTGGTCTCCGGTTGTGTGCCGGGCATCATCGGTGATGACATCGACGGGGTGATCCAGCGGCTTCAGCCGGAAGTCAATGCCCGGCTGCTGCCGGTGCATTGTGAGGGCTTCAAGACCAAAATCTGGGCCACTGCCTATGATGCCGTTTATCACGGCATCGGTCGGACCCTGCTGCGGCCCGGGGAGCAGGAGGCCGGCGACAACGGTCTGGCCCCCTTCAAGGGGCTGGAACGACTGCCGCGTACCGTCAACCTGATGAATGTTTCCTCCATGGGGAGGGTCGACGAACTGGAACTGGAGCGGCTCCTGAAGGAACTGGGTCTGGATGTGAATGTCTTTCCGGTTTTCAGCCATCCCGAGAGCATGGTCAAGGCCACCCAGGCGGCGCTTTCGATCAGCACCTGCCCGACGCACGACGACTATTTCCTGTCCTACCTGGAGGAGCGCTTCGGCGTGCCGGCGTTGATCCAGCACATGCCTATCGGCATCGAAAACACCGGCCTGTGGCTCAGGGACGTGGCGGCCCGCTTCGGTTTCGAGACGGCGGCGGATGGCATTATCGCCCGGGAAGAGCGGGAGCTTCGGGATGCCCTGAGGGAATTCAGGCCGCTGTTTGAGGGAAAAACGGTCTTTATCAGTGCCGGCGAGTTCCGCGCACTGGCGACCGCCCGGCTGCTGGAGGAGCTCGGCTTCCGGGTGGTCGGCATCCGTTCGTTCCACCACGACGAGTTCGCCGATGTGGAATATCGGAAGTTGGCGCAATCGACCGAAGAAGATTACGTGGTCGATATCGCCAATGTGCAGCCCTTCGAGGAGGCCAACCTGCTCAGGCGTCTCAAGCCGGACCTGTTCCTGGGGCATGCCAACGGCAACGGCACTGCCGCCAAGCTCGGCATACCCACCCATGTCATCTACAACACCGGTCTGGCCTATATCGGCTACAAAGGCGTCTACGAGCTGGCTCGCCGGCTGTATCGCCAGCTTAAGAACCCGATCTACAACCGGAACCTGGCTGAAAACGTCCGGCTCCCGTATCGCAGCGAGTGGTACGGTGCCAATCCCTTTGCCTACATCGCCTCCGGAGGTACCGAAGCATGA
- a CDS encoding DUF1847 domain-containing protein: protein MTTRKRILTCGDCATVNCNSRTSTFPPFCLTEAEEQREIEEVNRIYREDPLVSKISCSAAEIEGTYYGRLTRVEEVAAFARRIGAKKVGVATCVGLINETRNFIKFLDAQGVKSYTVACKVGSVDKTELGIPEEHKINKGTHESACNPVLQARILAREKTDLNVIIGLCVGHDSMFIKYSAAPVTYLVVKDRVLAHNPVGALYTSHSYYKRLAEDRKL from the coding sequence ATGACAACCAGAAAAAGAATCCTGACCTGCGGCGACTGCGCCACGGTCAACTGTAACTCGCGTACCTCCACCTTTCCCCCATTCTGTCTGACCGAGGCCGAGGAGCAGCGGGAGATCGAGGAGGTCAACCGCATCTACCGCGAAGACCCGCTGGTGTCGAAGATATCCTGCTCTGCCGCCGAGATCGAGGGGACCTATTACGGCCGGCTGACCCGGGTGGAGGAGGTGGCAGCTTTTGCCCGCCGCATCGGGGCCAAGAAGGTGGGGGTCGCCACCTGCGTCGGCCTGATCAACGAAACCAGGAACTTCATCAAGTTCCTGGACGCCCAGGGGGTGAAGAGCTATACCGTGGCCTGCAAGGTGGGCTCGGTGGACAAGACCGAGCTGGGCATTCCCGAAGAACACAAGATCAACAAGGGCACGCACGAGTCGGCCTGCAACCCGGTGCTCCAGGCCCGCATCCTGGCCAGGGAAAAGACCGACCTGAACGTGATCATTGGCCTGTGCGTCGGCCACGACTCCATGTTCATCAAGTATTCCGCGGCACCGGTCACCTACCTGGTGGTCAAGGACCGGGTGCTGGCCCACAACCCCGTGGGCGCGCTCTACACCAGCCATTCCTACTACAAGCGGCTGGCGGAAGATCGGAAGCTCTGA
- a CDS encoding ABC transporter permease, whose product MTIKSVATATNLLFIALLTALLWPSTGQVPLHLLTVSIVIMAIAQLRQATATCEHARRGAADVSAIILALLLAWYLSTTRFPVLDKMLFPQPEAVLKLFVAELPDMLKGLVNSLILLVSGYLLALGTALPLGLLVGWRTRMYHAVNPLTKVLGPIPPIVYIPYAIALLPTFRLASIFVIFIGAFWPIFINTVNGVFNIPKGLLDSARVLNLKERTLLLRIILPGAMPSICTGATLALVFAFVLLAAAELIGANSGVGWYIKNFADFADYQRVIVGIIFISIVVTAITWGTERLERHLLRWRN is encoded by the coding sequence ATGACTATAAAAAGCGTAGCCACCGCTACCAATCTGCTGTTCATAGCTCTGCTGACGGCCCTGCTGTGGCCGTCGACAGGGCAAGTGCCCTTACATTTATTAACCGTTTCCATCGTTATCATGGCGATTGCCCAACTGCGGCAGGCTACTGCCACCTGTGAACATGCGCGCCGGGGTGCCGCCGATGTGAGTGCCATCATCCTGGCGCTGCTGCTGGCCTGGTACCTGTCCACAACCCGTTTTCCGGTGCTGGACAAGATGCTCTTTCCGCAGCCGGAAGCGGTGCTGAAGCTGTTCGTGGCCGAACTGCCGGACATGCTCAAGGGGCTGGTCAATTCGCTGATCCTGCTGGTCAGCGGGTACCTGCTGGCGCTGGGCACGGCGCTGCCGCTGGGGCTGCTGGTCGGCTGGCGCACCCGCATGTACCATGCGGTCAACCCGCTGACCAAGGTGTTGGGGCCGATTCCGCCCATCGTCTACATCCCCTACGCAATCGCGCTTTTGCCCACCTTCCGGCTGGCTTCGATCTTCGTGATCTTCATAGGCGCCTTCTGGCCGATCTTCATCAACACCGTCAACGGCGTCTTCAACATCCCCAAGGGGCTGCTGGACTCGGCCCGGGTGCTCAACCTGAAGGAACGCACCCTGTTGCTGCGCATCATCCTGCCCGGGGCCATGCCCTCCATCTGTACCGGGGCGACCCTGGCGCTGGTCTTTGCCTTTGTGCTGCTGGCTGCGGCCGAACTGATCGGCGCCAATTCCGGGGTGGGCTGGTACATCAAGAACTTCGCGGACTTCGCCGACTATCAGCGGGTGATCGTCGGCATCATTTTCATCAGCATTGTCGTAACGGCCATCACGTGGGGCACGGAGCGCCTGGAGCGGCATCTGCTGCGCTGGAGAAACTGA